A portion of the Hymenobacter gelipurpurascens genome contains these proteins:
- a CDS encoding DUF4295 domain-containing protein produces the protein MAKKVVATLKTAGGKDWAKVIRAVKSDKTGAYTFKEEMVPVDKVQDYIATGVK, from the coding sequence ATGGCTAAGAAAGTAGTAGCAACCCTGAAAACCGCTGGCGGTAAGGACTGGGCTAAGGTTATTCGTGCCGTGAAATCGGACAAGACTGGTGCCTATACCTTCAAAGAGGAAATGGTGCCTGTTGATAAAGTACAGGACTATATCGCCACCGGCGTTAAGTAA
- the rpmG gene encoding 50S ribosomal protein L33 has protein sequence MAKKGNRVQVILECTEHKNSGQPGTSRYITTKNRKNTPERIELKKFNSVLKKMTVHKEIK, from the coding sequence ATGGCTAAAAAAGGAAACCGGGTGCAGGTAATCCTGGAGTGCACCGAGCACAAAAACTCGGGCCAGCCGGGCACCTCGCGCTACATCACCACGAAGAACCGCAAGAACACCCCTGAGCGCATTGAGCTGAAAAAGTTCAACTCCGTGCTCAAGAAGATGACCGTTCACAAGGAAATCAAGTAA
- a CDS encoding DUF5602 domain-containing protein → MESPSFSRLLALMCVGATVLSTACSRTDDLPQPASQSSIATNDAMSSGNGSPNGNANFTTYSGPAVSVGNGTARSFVTVNKKGVPQEIGVRITEAALTGLPTEDVFPPTLLWYQMALPAQAASLPIPFNHLSLDWNPHGHEPVTIYTLPHFDLHFYMISPAERAVIKPNDPLGEVLPDAAYIPTGYVPGPGTVPGMGKHWLDPTAPEFQGQTFTQTFIYGTFNGNVTFLEPMFTKAFLERTQHDNYRIPQPAAVSRTGLYYPTRYTYRQDHKNHEYVVVLYDMVLR, encoded by the coding sequence ATGGAAAGCCCTTCCTTCAGCCGCTTACTTGCGCTTATGTGTGTCGGCGCAACCGTTCTATCTACCGCCTGTAGCCGTACTGACGACCTGCCGCAACCGGCCAGTCAGTCCAGTATCGCCACCAATGATGCTATGTCGTCGGGCAATGGCTCGCCCAATGGCAACGCCAACTTTACCACCTATTCTGGTCCGGCTGTTAGCGTTGGAAACGGCACCGCGCGCAGTTTTGTGACGGTAAACAAGAAGGGGGTGCCCCAGGAAATCGGGGTGCGTATCACGGAGGCCGCGCTTACTGGCCTACCCACCGAGGATGTATTTCCGCCTACGCTGCTCTGGTATCAGATGGCACTTCCTGCTCAGGCAGCGTCGCTACCCATTCCCTTCAATCACTTATCTCTCGACTGGAATCCTCACGGCCACGAGCCCGTAACTATCTATACGCTGCCCCACTTCGACCTGCACTTCTACATGATCAGTCCAGCGGAGCGCGCCGTTATCAAGCCCAATGACCCACTAGGAGAGGTGCTTCCGGATGCAGCGTATATACCCACCGGTTATGTACCCGGCCCCGGTACGGTACCCGGTATGGGCAAGCATTGGCTTGACCCCACGGCTCCTGAATTTCAGGGCCAGACCTTTACCCAAACGTTTATTTATGGCACCTTCAATGGGAACGTAACATTCCTGGAGCCCATGTTTACCAAGGCCTTCCTAGAAAGAACCCAGCACGATAATTACAGAATCCCGCAGCCCGCTGCCGTTTCCCGCACGGGCTTGTATTACCCGACTCGCTACACGTATCGCCAGGATCATAAAAACCATGAGTACGTAGTGGTGCTCTATGATATGGTGCTGCGCTAG
- a CDS encoding aminopeptidase P family protein translates to MPYSILARAAWPALPAFLLTGLLALTSPTTALAQRAAGPDRPTDFLDPAFHKQRRELVRQALPPGSVAVLFAAPIRNRANDVDFVYHQHPDFYYLTGYEEPDAMLLLFKEPQTIKGQSGITEALFVQPRDPKAEQWTGRRLGTEGTRQQLKVQYVADNKDFATAGIPWSSFQQVNFLALPADMRNDAKDPADLHDLVATFRQQAAVPPSFDPGTEQAYKLIQQYGLKAADRLKVYLQDMTQGQPALGQDAYVQGYLAAKTTAERQKAIVNKPTSRYDGSSLDEILDQLRALKTPEEIALLRRAVRISAVGQQEVMKATRPEVGERELQGLHEYVYRKYGAEFEGYPSIVGAGNNACVLHYIENDKPQVKNDLLLMDCGAEYHGYSADVTRTIPPSGKFSPAQRQIYELVLAAQEAAFRECKPGKEFQAPHMAAQKVIAEGLTKLGIIRTAEEMRTYFPHGTSHYLGLDVHDRGSYGPLQAGNVITVEPGIYIPEGSLCDKKWWNIGVRIEDDVLITPKGYENLSSEAPRTVAEIESWMEKPSGLDGFKLPELK, encoded by the coding sequence ATGCCTTACTCTATACTTGCTCGTGCGGCCTGGCCCGCACTCCCCGCGTTCCTGCTGACTGGCCTACTGGCCCTCACCTCACCTACCACTGCGCTGGCCCAGCGCGCCGCTGGCCCCGACCGTCCCACCGATTTCCTGGACCCCGCGTTTCATAAGCAACGCCGTGAGTTGGTGCGCCAGGCGCTGCCGCCTGGTTCAGTAGCCGTGTTGTTTGCGGCTCCCATCCGGAACCGCGCCAACGATGTGGACTTTGTGTATCATCAGCATCCCGATTTTTATTACCTGACCGGGTATGAGGAGCCGGATGCTATGTTGCTGCTGTTCAAGGAGCCACAAACCATTAAGGGCCAATCGGGCATCACGGAAGCCCTCTTTGTGCAGCCCCGCGACCCGAAAGCGGAGCAGTGGACTGGTCGCCGCTTAGGCACGGAAGGCACCCGGCAGCAACTGAAGGTGCAGTACGTGGCCGACAACAAGGACTTTGCTACAGCAGGTATTCCGTGGAGCAGCTTCCAGCAGGTCAACTTTCTGGCGTTGCCTGCTGATATGCGCAACGATGCCAAAGACCCCGCCGACCTCCATGACCTGGTAGCCACCTTCCGGCAGCAGGCCGCCGTGCCGCCCAGCTTCGATCCTGGCACCGAGCAGGCCTATAAGCTCATCCAGCAATACGGCCTGAAGGCGGCTGACCGGCTAAAGGTGTATCTGCAGGATATGACTCAGGGCCAGCCTGCACTCGGCCAAGATGCGTATGTGCAAGGGTATCTGGCGGCTAAAACAACGGCTGAGCGACAGAAAGCCATAGTCAACAAACCTACCAGCCGCTATGATGGCAGCTCGCTGGATGAAATCCTCGACCAGTTGCGTGCCCTGAAAACGCCGGAGGAAATAGCCCTGCTTCGTCGGGCCGTCCGGATTAGTGCCGTAGGCCAGCAGGAGGTTATGAAGGCCACGCGGCCGGAAGTAGGCGAACGGGAGCTTCAGGGGCTGCACGAATACGTGTATCGGAAATACGGTGCCGAGTTTGAAGGCTACCCCAGTATTGTGGGGGCCGGCAACAATGCCTGCGTACTCCACTACATCGAGAATGACAAGCCGCAGGTAAAGAACGACTTACTACTGATGGACTGCGGCGCCGAGTACCACGGCTACTCGGCCGATGTAACGCGCACGATTCCGCCCTCCGGCAAGTTCAGCCCCGCGCAACGCCAGATTTACGAACTGGTGCTGGCCGCCCAAGAGGCTGCTTTCAGGGAGTGCAAGCCCGGCAAAGAATTTCAGGCGCCTCATATGGCTGCCCAGAAAGTAATTGCCGAGGGCCTCACGAAGCTGGGCATCATCAGGACGGCCGAGGAAATGCGCACGTATTTTCCGCACGGCACCAGTCACTATCTAGGCCTAGATGTGCATGACCGCGGCAGCTACGGACCGCTGCAAGCCGGGAATGTAATTACCGTAGAGCCGGGCATCTACATTCCCGAAGGCAGCCTCTGCGACAAAAAGTGGTGGAATATTGGAGTGCGTATTGAGGACGACGTCCTGATAACGCCCAAGGGCTACGAGAACCTATCCAGCGAAGCACCACGCACAGTAGCGGAGATAGAGTCCTGGATGGAAAAGCCAAGTGGCCTAGACGGGTTTAAGCTGCCAGAGTTAAAATAG
- the rpmB gene encoding 50S ribosomal protein L28, whose amino-acid sequence MARVCDLTGKRTRVGNNVSHANNKTKRKFYPNLQKKRFYIPEEDAWVTLKVATSTIRTINKNGIMSVLKKAKEQGFIVY is encoded by the coding sequence ATGGCCCGAGTTTGTGATCTGACCGGCAAGCGTACCCGCGTAGGCAACAACGTTTCGCACGCCAACAACAAAACCAAGCGTAAGTTCTACCCGAACTTGCAGAAAAAGCGCTTCTACATCCCTGAAGAGGATGCTTGGGTAACGCTGAAAGTAGCTACCAGCACCATCCGGACTATCAACAAGAACGGCATCATGTCGGTCCTGAAGAAGGCCAAGGAGCAAGGCTTCATCGTTTACTAG
- a CDS encoding DUF5522 domain-containing protein, translating to MEILAYKRKAARVLPATYLPDGLYLAASFASSALPSSAPQPLQPGDFYFTPEGYMVFTEQYHLRRGSCCGNGCRHCPWQAAKEKKKPSTGR from the coding sequence ATGGAGATACTAGCATACAAAAGAAAGGCCGCCAGAGTTTTGCCGGCGACCTATCTGCCAGACGGGTTGTATCTTGCCGCCTCATTCGCTTCTTCTGCTTTGCCAAGTTCCGCGCCTCAGCCACTTCAACCCGGCGACTTTTACTTTACCCCCGAAGGTTACATGGTTTTCACGGAGCAGTACCATCTGCGGCGGGGCTCCTGCTGCGGAAATGGCTGTCGGCATTGCCCTTGGCAGGCTGCGAAAGAAAAAAAGAAGCCCTCTACGGGCCGCTAA